A stretch of the Halomonas sp. CH40 genome encodes the following:
- the rplJ gene encoding 50S ribosomal protein L10: MPLALEGKKAIVAEVSEAAKDALSVVVADSRGVPVSKMTDLRKQARENGVQVRVVRNTLARRALEGTQWECLNESFVGPTLLAFSTEHPGAAARLFKEFAKKDQNFEVKALAYEGELIPAADIDRLATLPTYDEAIAKLMSVMKEASAGKLVRTLAALRDQKQEEAA, encoded by the coding sequence GTGCCACTAGCACTTGAAGGCAAGAAAGCGATTGTTGCCGAGGTCAGTGAAGCGGCTAAGGACGCACTCTCCGTCGTAGTTGCCGATTCTCGCGGCGTGCCGGTCAGCAAGATGACCGATCTGCGCAAGCAGGCGCGTGAGAATGGCGTTCAGGTACGTGTTGTCCGCAACACCCTGGCACGCCGTGCCCTCGAAGGTACTCAGTGGGAGTGCCTGAACGAGAGCTTTGTAGGTCCTACCTTGTTGGCATTCTCTACCGAACACCCGGGCGCTGCTGCTCGTTTGTTCAAAGAGTTCGCCAAAAAGGATCAGAACTTCGAAGTTAAGGCACTGGCCTACGAAGGTGAGCTGATTCCGGCTGCTGACATCGACCGTCTGGCAACCCTACCGACTTACGATGAGGCAATTGCCAAACTAATGTCGGTAATGAAAGAAGCTTCCGCTGGCAAGCTGGTTCGTACTCTGGCCGCTCTGCGCGACCAGAAGCAGGAAGAAGCGGCATAA
- the rplL gene encoding 50S ribosomal protein L7/L12 has product MALTKDDIINAVAEMSVMEVAELIEAMEEKFGVSAAAAVVAGPGGGGEEVAEEQTEFDLVLTAAGDKKVNVIKAVRELTGLGLKEAKGAVDGAPATIKEAMSKDDAEAAKTKLEEAGASVELK; this is encoded by the coding sequence ATGGCACTGACCAAAGACGATATCATCAACGCCGTCGCTGAAATGTCTGTGATGGAAGTTGCTGAACTGATCGAAGCAATGGAAGAAAAATTCGGCGTTTCTGCAGCAGCGGCTGTTGTTGCCGGCCCAGGTGGCGGCGGCGAAGAAGTAGCTGAAGAGCAGACTGAATTTGACCTGGTACTGACTGCTGCTGGTGACAAGAAAGTTAACGTCATCAAGGCAGTACGTGAGCTTACCGGTCTTGGCCTGAAAGAAGCCAAGGGCGCTGTTGACGGTGCTCCGGCAACTATCAAAGAAGCAATGTCCAAGGACGATGCTGAAGCAGCCAAGACAAAGCTGGAAGAAGCGGGCGCAAGCGTCGAGCTCAAGTAA
- the rpoB gene encoding DNA-directed RNA polymerase subunit beta codes for MAYSYTEKKRIRKDFGKLPQVMDVPYLLAIQLDSYYGFLQQDRSPDERHEVGLHAAFKSVFPIESFSGNAALEYVSYRFGTPAFDVKECQLRGVTYSAPLRVKVRLIIYDRDSSNKAIKDIKEQEVYMGEIPLMTENGTFVINGTERVIVSQLHRSPGVFFDHDKGKSHSSGKLLYSARVIPYRGSWLDFEFDPKDNVFVRIDRRRKLPASVLMRALGMNTEEILSEFFETSKFHIEKSGFSVELVPSRLRGETATFDIKDADGSVIVEEGRRITQKHIRQLEKSGLERLDVPMEYLFGKTLAKDQIDRKTGELIVACNTEITPEVLEVMAQGGITDIETLYTNDLDCGSFISDTLKLDTTGSALEALVEIYRMMRPGEPPTKDAAETLFNNLFFSEDRYDLSNVGRMKFNRRLRREEDTGSGVLDKKDILDVLRELINIRNGFGDVDDIDHLGNRRIRCVGEMAENQFRVGLVRVERAVKERLSMAESEGLMPQDLINAKPVAAAVKEFFGSSQLSQFMDQNNPLSEVTHKRRVSALGPGGLTRERAGFEVRDVHATHYGRLCPIETPEGPNIGLINSLATYSHTNSYGFLETPYRKVNAGQVTDDIVHLSAIEEGDYVIAQASAGVDESNKLSDDLVQVRHRGETTFMRPEQVTLMDVSPRQVVSVAAALIPFLEHDDANRALMGANMQRQAVPTLRADKPLVGTGMERFVARDSGVCAVARRGGVIDSVDARRVVVRVNADEIIGGEAGVDIYNLTKYTRSNQNTCMNQRPIVRPGDDVARGDILADGPSIDMGDLALGQNMRIAFMPWNGYNFEDSILLSERVAQEDRFTTIHIQELTCVSRDTKLGPEDITADIPNVGESALSKLDEAGVVYVGAEVGPGDILVGKVTPKGETQLTPEEKLLRAIFGEKASDVKDTSLRAPTGMIGTVIDVQVFTRDGVEKDSRAIAIEQMQLDEVRKDLQETYRIAEDATFERLKQTLIGQVVNGGPELKKGDVLDEAYLDELPRQQWFKLRIQDESCNELLAQADEQLESRRKEMDERFEDKKRKLTQGDDLAPGVLKIVKIYMAVKRRIQPGDKMAGRHGNKGVISAIMPIEDMPFDDNGEPVDVVLNPLGVPSRMNVGQILETHLGMAARGLGMKIDAMLRDAREQQVAEIRDFLGQIYNTPGTRIEDISSLTDEEVIALAKNLKGGVPMATPVFDGAQEHEIKHLLRLADIPDSGQMTLYDGRTGESFDRPVTVGYMYMLKLNHLVDDKMHARSTGSYSLVTQQPLGGKAQFGGQRFGEMEVWALEAYGAAYTLQEMLTVKSDDVEGRTKMYKNIVDGDHTMQAGMPESFNVLVKEIRSLGIDIELES; via the coding sequence ATGGCTTACTCATACACTGAGAAAAAACGCATCCGCAAGGATTTCGGCAAACTGCCCCAAGTAATGGATGTGCCTTACTTGTTGGCCATCCAGCTTGATTCCTATTACGGTTTTCTCCAGCAAGACCGCTCGCCCGACGAGCGGCACGAAGTGGGCTTGCACGCGGCGTTCAAGTCTGTGTTTCCGATCGAGAGTTTCTCGGGGAACGCGGCGCTGGAGTATGTCAGTTATCGCTTTGGCACACCGGCATTTGATGTCAAGGAATGTCAGCTGCGCGGCGTAACGTACTCCGCGCCACTGCGTGTCAAGGTTCGCTTGATTATTTACGATCGCGATTCATCCAACAAGGCGATCAAGGATATCAAGGAGCAGGAAGTCTACATGGGGGAAATTCCCCTGATGACCGAAAACGGTACCTTTGTCATTAACGGTACCGAGCGGGTTATTGTTTCCCAGCTCCACCGCTCGCCCGGTGTGTTTTTCGATCATGACAAAGGCAAGAGCCACTCGTCTGGCAAGCTGCTGTATTCAGCGCGGGTCATTCCTTACCGTGGTTCCTGGCTGGATTTCGAGTTTGATCCTAAAGACAACGTCTTTGTGCGTATTGACCGTCGCCGCAAGCTGCCGGCCTCGGTGTTGATGCGCGCCCTGGGTATGAACACCGAAGAAATCCTCAGTGAGTTCTTCGAGACCAGCAAGTTCCACATTGAGAAGTCCGGCTTTTCTGTGGAGCTTGTGCCTTCGCGCCTGCGCGGTGAAACCGCAACGTTCGACATCAAGGATGCCGATGGCAGCGTGATTGTTGAAGAAGGTCGCCGTATCACCCAGAAGCATATTCGCCAGCTGGAGAAGTCCGGCCTGGAGCGTCTTGATGTGCCGATGGAATACCTGTTTGGCAAGACCCTGGCCAAGGATCAGATTGACCGTAAAACCGGCGAGCTGATTGTTGCCTGCAACACCGAGATTACCCCTGAGGTGCTGGAAGTGATGGCCCAGGGCGGTATCACTGATATCGAAACGCTGTACACCAACGATCTGGACTGTGGTTCCTTCATTTCCGATACCCTGAAGCTGGACACCACTGGCTCAGCGCTTGAAGCCCTGGTTGAAATCTATCGCATGATGCGTCCGGGCGAGCCGCCCACCAAGGATGCCGCAGAAACGCTGTTCAACAACCTGTTCTTCTCTGAAGACCGCTACGACCTTTCCAATGTTGGGCGCATGAAGTTCAACCGTCGCCTGCGTCGTGAAGAAGATACGGGTTCTGGCGTACTGGACAAGAAGGACATTCTGGATGTCCTGCGTGAGCTGATCAATATCCGTAACGGCTTTGGTGACGTTGACGATATCGATCATCTGGGTAACCGTCGTATCCGCTGTGTTGGCGAAATGGCCGAAAACCAGTTCCGTGTTGGTCTGGTGCGCGTTGAGCGCGCGGTTAAAGAGCGTCTTTCCATGGCGGAAAGCGAAGGCCTGATGCCGCAGGATCTGATCAACGCCAAGCCGGTAGCGGCAGCGGTGAAGGAGTTCTTCGGTTCCAGCCAGCTGTCCCAGTTCATGGATCAGAACAACCCGCTTTCCGAGGTCACCCACAAGCGTCGTGTCTCTGCACTCGGCCCAGGGGGTCTGACCCGTGAGCGCGCTGGCTTTGAGGTGCGTGACGTTCACGCCACGCACTATGGTCGCTTGTGCCCGATCGAAACGCCGGAAGGCCCGAACATCGGTCTGATCAACTCGCTGGCGACCTACAGCCACACCAACAGCTACGGCTTCCTGGAAACCCCGTACCGCAAGGTAAATGCGGGTCAGGTGACCGATGATATCGTCCACCTCTCGGCGATCGAAGAGGGTGACTACGTTATCGCTCAGGCGTCAGCGGGTGTGGATGAAAGTAACAAGCTGAGTGACGACCTGGTTCAGGTACGCCACCGCGGTGAGACAACCTTCATGCGCCCTGAGCAGGTGACGCTGATGGACGTATCGCCGCGTCAGGTAGTGTCAGTAGCAGCAGCACTGATCCCGTTCCTGGAACACGATGATGCTAACCGCGCCTTGATGGGTGCGAACATGCAGCGTCAGGCGGTTCCCACCCTGCGTGCCGACAAGCCGCTGGTGGGTACTGGTATGGAGCGCTTTGTTGCCCGCGACTCAGGTGTCTGTGCGGTTGCACGGCGTGGCGGTGTGATCGATTCAGTAGACGCCCGTCGCGTGGTAGTACGTGTCAATGCAGATGAAATCATCGGCGGTGAAGCCGGTGTTGATATCTACAACCTGACCAAGTACACCCGCTCGAACCAGAACACCTGCATGAACCAGCGCCCGATTGTGCGCCCGGGTGATGATGTGGCACGCGGTGACATCCTGGCCGACGGCCCATCCATTGATATGGGTGACCTCGCGCTGGGCCAGAACATGCGTATCGCCTTCATGCCCTGGAACGGCTACAACTTCGAGGACTCCATCCTGCTTTCCGAGCGGGTGGCTCAGGAAGACCGTTTCACCACTATCCACATTCAGGAACTGACCTGTGTCTCGCGGGACACCAAGTTGGGGCCAGAAGACATCACCGCGGATATTCCTAACGTCGGTGAGTCAGCGCTTTCCAAGCTGGATGAAGCCGGTGTGGTCTACGTCGGTGCCGAAGTGGGCCCGGGGGATATCCTGGTCGGTAAGGTAACGCCTAAGGGTGAAACCCAGCTGACGCCGGAAGAAAAGCTGCTGCGTGCCATCTTCGGTGAGAAAGCGTCAGATGTGAAAGACACGTCTCTGCGCGCCCCGACTGGCATGATAGGGACAGTGATTGACGTTCAGGTGTTCACCCGTGATGGCGTCGAAAAAGATTCGCGTGCTATCGCCATTGAACAGATGCAGCTGGATGAAGTCCGTAAGGATCTGCAGGAAACCTACCGGATTGCCGAAGACGCCACTTTTGAGCGTCTCAAGCAGACGCTGATCGGTCAGGTCGTCAACGGCGGCCCAGAGCTCAAGAAAGGTGATGTGCTCGACGAAGCCTACCTGGATGAACTGCCCCGTCAGCAGTGGTTCAAGCTGCGCATTCAGGATGAATCCTGCAATGAGCTGCTGGCCCAAGCCGATGAGCAGCTTGAGAGTCGTCGTAAGGAAATGGACGAGCGCTTTGAAGATAAGAAGCGCAAACTGACCCAGGGCGATGACCTGGCACCGGGCGTTCTCAAGATCGTCAAGATCTACATGGCCGTTAAGCGTCGCATCCAGCCGGGTGACAAGATGGCCGGGCGTCATGGTAATAAGGGTGTTATCTCGGCGATCATGCCCATCGAGGACATGCCGTTTGACGATAACGGTGAGCCGGTCGATGTGGTGCTTAACCCCTTGGGTGTACCGTCGCGGATGAACGTCGGTCAGATTCTTGAAACCCACCTGGGTATGGCCGCCCGTGGCCTTGGCATGAAAATTGATGCCATGCTGCGTGACGCCCGTGAGCAGCAGGTCGCAGAAATTCGTGACTTCCTCGGCCAGATCTACAACACGCCGGGTACGCGGATAGAGGACATCAGTTCGCTGACCGATGAAGAAGTGATTGCGCTGGCGAAAAACCTTAAGGGCGGTGTGCCCATGGCAACGCCGGTCTTTGATGGTGCCCAGGAGCACGAGATCAAGCACCTGTTGCGCCTGGCGGATATCCCGGATTCCGGCCAGATGACCCTTTATGACGGACGTACCGGCGAATCTTTTGATCGCCCGGTGACCGTCGGTTACATGTACATGCTGAAGTTGAACCACTTGGTAGACGACAAGATGCACGCCCGTTCTACCGGCTCCTACTCACTGGTAACCCAGCAGCCGTTGGGTGGTAAGGCGCAGTTCGGTGGTCAGCGTTTCGGTGAGATGGAAGTGTGGGCACTGGAAGCTTATGGCGCCGCGTACACGCTGCAGGAAATGCTCACCGTCAAATCGGACGACGTCGAAGGCCGCACCAAGATGTACAAGAACATCGTGGATGGCGACCACACCATGCAGGCAGGCATGCCGGAATCCTTCAACGTACTGGTGAAGGAAATCCGCTCGCTGGGCATCGATATCGAGTTAGAGAGCTAG
- the rpoC gene encoding DNA-directed RNA polymerase subunit beta', whose amino-acid sequence MKDLVKVLKSQSQTEEFDAIKITLASPDMIRSWSFGEVKKPETINYRTFKPERDGLFCAKIFGPVKDYECLCGKYKRMKHRGIICEKCGVEVTKAAVRRERMGHIELASPVAHIWFLKSLPSRIGMFLDMTLRDIERVLYFESFVVIDPGMTTLERGQLLNDEQYFEALEEFGDDFDARMGAEAVQELLKDIDLEEEINHLREEIPQTNSETKIKKLSKRLKLLEAFYHSGNAPAWMVMEVLPVLPPDLRPLVPLDGGRFATSDLNDLYRRVINRNNRLKRLLDLNAPDIIVRNEKRMLQEAVDALLDNGRRGRAITGSNKRPLKSLADMIKGKQGRFRQNLLGKRVDYSGRSVITVGPTLRLHQCGLPKKMALELFKPFIYSKLQSLGYASTIKAAKKMVERELPEVWDILADVIREHPVLLNRAPTLHRLGIQAFEPLLIEGKAIQLHPLVCAAYNADFDGDQMAVHVPLTLEAQLEARALMMATNNVLSPANGEPIIVPSQDVVLGLYYMTREKINAKGEGMVLSDLNEVERAFGTQAVSLHAKVKVRLDEVDVDEETGERSFHRRIYDTTVGRALLFRILPEGVPFDLIDRPMKKKAISHLINEVYRRAGLKPTVIFADQLMYTGFRLATWSGASIGVNDFVIPDEKAAIVDGAEAEVKEIEDQFSSGLVTAGEKYNKVIDIWSKANDKVAKAMMNGIEKETVIDRDGNEVEQDSFNSVFIMADSGARGSAAQIRQLAGMRGLMAKPDGSIIETPIVANFREGLNVLQYFISTHGARKGLADTALKTANSGYLTRRLVDVAQDLVITETDCGTDNGLTLHPVIEGGDIIVPLSQRVLGRVVAQDVVDPATDDVLIPRGTLLDEKWCDALDTMGVDEIIVRSTITCATSHGVCASCYGRDLARGHQVNIGESVGVIAAQSIGEPGTQLTMRTFHIGGAASRSSAVDSVQVKHGGKVRLHNIKHVERNDGKLVVVSRSSALAVADDHGREREYYKLPYGAELSVRDGDVVDAGAIVAKWDPHTHPIIAEVEGQAQFVDLDEGVTMHRTVDEMTGLSSIEVIESAARPMVGRDKRPMIMLKDAAGEYVAVSGANTPVQYLLPGNSIISVDDGATIGVGEVVARIPVEASGNKDITGGLPRVADLFEARKPKESSILAEISGVISFGKETKGKRRLAITPDEGDPFEMLIPKWRQIAVFEGEKVEKGEVISDGPSNPHDILRLLGVSELAKYITAEVQEVYRLQGVGINDKHIEVIVRQMLRKVEIVDSGDSDFINGDQAELVRVFEQNARLEKEGKFPAKYSRLLLGITKASLATESFISAASFQETTRVLTEAAVTGKRDYLRGLKENVVVGRLIPAGTGLTHHAERRRKREDVERLFNPSASEVEQELGAQLTALDSDEEL is encoded by the coding sequence ATGAAAGATTTGGTAAAAGTCCTCAAATCGCAGTCACAGACTGAAGAGTTTGACGCGATCAAGATTACTCTGGCATCGCCGGACATGATTCGCTCCTGGTCTTTCGGCGAGGTGAAAAAGCCCGAGACCATCAACTACCGTACCTTCAAGCCGGAACGGGATGGCCTGTTCTGTGCCAAGATCTTTGGCCCGGTCAAGGACTACGAGTGCCTGTGCGGCAAATACAAGCGCATGAAGCACCGTGGCATCATCTGTGAGAAGTGTGGCGTTGAAGTCACCAAGGCTGCCGTGCGCCGTGAGCGCATGGGCCATATCGAACTGGCGTCGCCGGTCGCTCACATCTGGTTTTTGAAGTCACTGCCGTCGCGTATCGGCATGTTCCTCGATATGACCCTGCGTGACATCGAGCGGGTGCTGTACTTCGAAAGCTTTGTGGTCATTGACCCAGGCATGACCACTCTGGAGCGTGGTCAACTGCTCAACGACGAGCAGTATTTCGAAGCGCTTGAAGAGTTCGGCGATGACTTTGATGCCCGAATGGGCGCCGAAGCCGTTCAGGAACTGCTCAAAGACATCGATCTTGAAGAAGAGATTAACCACCTGCGTGAAGAAATTCCGCAGACCAACTCGGAAACCAAGATCAAGAAGCTTTCCAAACGTCTGAAACTGTTGGAAGCCTTCTACCATTCCGGCAATGCGCCGGCGTGGATGGTCATGGAAGTGCTGCCTGTGCTGCCGCCGGATCTGCGTCCGCTGGTACCGCTGGATGGCGGCCGCTTCGCGACTTCGGATCTGAACGACCTTTATCGTCGCGTGATCAACCGTAACAACCGCCTGAAGCGTCTTCTGGATCTTAACGCGCCGGATATCATCGTGCGCAACGAGAAGCGCATGCTGCAGGAAGCGGTGGACGCCCTATTGGATAATGGCCGTCGTGGCCGTGCCATCACGGGTTCCAACAAGCGCCCGCTGAAGTCCCTGGCTGACATGATCAAGGGTAAGCAGGGTCGTTTCCGTCAGAACCTGCTGGGTAAGCGCGTTGACTACTCAGGCCGTTCGGTTATCACCGTTGGCCCGACCCTGCGCCTGCACCAGTGTGGCCTGCCCAAGAAAATGGCGCTGGAGTTGTTCAAGCCGTTTATCTACTCCAAGCTGCAATCGCTGGGCTACGCCTCAACGATCAAGGCCGCCAAGAAGATGGTTGAGCGCGAGCTGCCGGAAGTCTGGGATATCCTCGCCGATGTTATCCGCGAGCACCCGGTACTGCTTAACCGCGCGCCGACGCTTCATCGTCTGGGTATCCAGGCGTTTGAGCCGCTGTTGATCGAAGGCAAGGCGATCCAGCTGCATCCGCTGGTCTGTGCTGCCTACAACGCCGACTTTGACGGTGACCAGATGGCGGTACACGTACCGCTGACCCTGGAAGCCCAGCTCGAAGCGCGCGCCTTGATGATGGCCACCAATAACGTGCTGTCACCGGCCAACGGTGAGCCGATTATCGTGCCGTCGCAGGACGTTGTTCTGGGTCTCTATTACATGACCCGCGAAAAGATCAACGCCAAAGGCGAAGGCATGGTGCTGTCTGACCTCAATGAGGTTGAGCGGGCCTTTGGCACCCAGGCGGTATCGCTGCACGCCAAAGTCAAGGTGCGTCTGGACGAAGTGGATGTGGATGAAGAAACCGGCGAGCGCAGCTTCCATCGCCGGATCTACGACACCACAGTGGGCCGTGCGCTACTGTTCCGCATTTTGCCCGAAGGCGTGCCGTTTGACCTGATCGACCGGCCGATGAAGAAAAAGGCGATTTCGCATCTGATCAACGAAGTCTATCGCCGTGCTGGTCTCAAGCCGACGGTCATCTTTGCTGACCAGTTGATGTACACCGGTTTCCGTCTGGCAACCTGGTCAGGCGCTTCCATCGGGGTTAACGACTTCGTTATCCCGGATGAGAAAGCCGCCATCGTAGATGGCGCAGAAGCTGAAGTTAAAGAGATTGAAGACCAGTTCTCTTCTGGCCTGGTAACCGCAGGTGAGAAGTACAACAAGGTTATCGATATCTGGTCCAAGGCCAACGATAAAGTCGCCAAGGCGATGATGAACGGTATCGAAAAAGAAACCGTGATTGATCGTGACGGCAACGAAGTGGAACAGGACTCGTTCAACAGCGTCTTCATCATGGCCGACTCCGGTGCACGTGGTTCTGCCGCCCAGATCCGCCAGTTGGCGGGTATGCGTGGCCTGATGGCCAAGCCGGATGGTTCGATCATCGAAACGCCGATCGTCGCCAACTTCCGTGAAGGTCTGAACGTACTCCAGTACTTCATCTCGACTCACGGTGCACGTAAAGGTCTGGCCGATACGGCGTTGAAAACTGCTAACTCCGGTTACCTGACGCGTCGTCTGGTAGACGTTGCCCAGGATCTGGTGATCACCGAAACGGATTGCGGCACAGACAACGGTCTGACCCTGCACCCGGTGATCGAAGGCGGTGACATCATCGTACCGCTGTCCCAACGTGTTCTGGGCCGTGTGGTGGCCCAGGATGTCGTGGACCCGGCCACTGATGACGTGCTGATTCCGCGTGGCACCCTGCTCGACGAGAAGTGGTGTGATGCCCTGGATACCATGGGTGTTGACGAAATTATCGTACGCTCGACGATCACTTGTGCGACCTCGCACGGCGTGTGTGCGTCCTGTTACGGTCGTGACCTGGCGCGCGGTCATCAGGTCAATATTGGTGAGTCTGTCGGCGTTATCGCTGCTCAGTCAATCGGTGAGCCGGGTACCCAGCTGACCATGCGTACCTTCCACATCGGTGGCGCGGCCTCGCGTTCTTCTGCGGTGGATAGTGTTCAGGTCAAGCACGGTGGCAAGGTGCGCCTGCACAACATCAAGCACGTAGAACGTAACGACGGCAAGCTGGTCGTGGTGTCCCGCTCCAGTGCATTGGCTGTTGCCGATGACCATGGCCGCGAGCGCGAGTACTACAAGCTGCCTTACGGCGCTGAGCTTTCAGTGCGCGACGGTGATGTGGTTGATGCCGGTGCAATTGTTGCCAAGTGGGATCCGCACACTCATCCAATCATTGCCGAAGTGGAAGGTCAGGCGCAGTTTGTTGACCTTGATGAAGGTGTCACCATGCACCGCACCGTCGATGAAATGACCGGTCTGTCATCGATCGAGGTTATTGAATCTGCGGCGCGTCCAATGGTCGGTCGTGACAAGCGTCCGATGATCATGCTGAAAGACGCCGCGGGTGAATACGTTGCCGTTTCCGGAGCGAACACCCCGGTTCAATACCTGCTGCCTGGCAATTCGATCATTTCAGTAGACGACGGTGCCACCATCGGTGTCGGTGAGGTGGTTGCGCGTATTCCGGTAGAGGCATCGGGTAACAAGGATATCACCGGTGGTCTGCCGCGAGTGGCTGACTTGTTCGAAGCGCGTAAGCCAAAAGAATCGTCCATTCTGGCCGAAATCAGCGGTGTTATCAGCTTCGGCAAGGAAACCAAAGGCAAGCGTCGTCTGGCCATTACCCCGGACGAAGGCGACCCGTTTGAGATGCTGATTCCGAAGTGGCGTCAGATTGCTGTTTTCGAAGGCGAGAAAGTCGAAAAGGGCGAGGTAATCTCCGATGGGCCCAGCAACCCGCACGACATTCTGCGCCTGCTCGGCGTCAGCGAGTTGGCCAAGTACATCACCGCTGAAGTGCAAGAGGTTTACCGCTTGCAGGGTGTTGGCATCAACGACAAGCATATCGAAGTCATTGTGCGCCAGATGCTGCGCAAGGTGGAGATTGTTGATTCGGGTGATTCCGACTTTATCAACGGTGATCAGGCTGAGCTGGTGCGCGTGTTCGAACAGAACGCGCGGCTGGAGAAAGAAGGTAAGTTCCCGGCCAAGTACAGCCGCCTGCTGTTGGGTATCACCAAGGCAAGTCTGGCAACGGAGTCGTTTATCTCAGCGGCATCGTTCCAGGAAACCACGCGCGTGCTGACAGAAGCCGCCGTGACAGGCAAGCGCGATTATCTGCGCGGCCTGAAAGAGAACGTGGTGGTGGGACGCTTGATCCCGGCCGGTACCGGCCTGACCCACCACGCCGAGCGTCGTCGCAAGCGTGAAGACGTTGAACGCCTGTTCAATCCGTCGGCTTCTGAAGTCGAACAGGAACTGGGTGCTCAGCTGACCGCGCTGGATTCCGACGAAGAGCTCTAA
- the rpsL gene encoding 30S ribosomal protein S12: MATINQLVRKPRKRPVTKSDVPALQACPQKRGVCTRVYTTTPKKPNSALRKVCRVRLTNGFEVSSYIGGEGHNLQEHSVVLIRGGRVKDLPGVRYHTVRGALDTSGVQNRKQGRSKYGTKRPKS; this comes from the coding sequence ATGGCAACGATTAATCAGCTCGTGCGCAAGCCGCGCAAGCGCCCGGTCACAAAAAGTGACGTGCCGGCGCTTCAGGCATGCCCGCAAAAGCGTGGTGTTTGCACCCGCGTTTATACTACTACCCCGAAGAAGCCGAACTCGGCCCTGCGTAAGGTCTGCCGCGTGCGCCTTACCAACGGTTTCGAAGTGTCTTCCTACATCGGCGGTGAAGGCCACAACCTTCAGGAGCACTCTGTTGTCCTGATTCGTGGCGGCCGTGTAAAGGATTTGCCAGGTGTGCGTTATCACACCGTTCGCGGTGCTTTGGATACCTCTGGTGTTCAGAACCGTAAGCAAGGCCGTTCCAAGTACGGTACTAAACGTCCTAAGTCGTAA
- the rpsG gene encoding 30S ribosomal protein S7, with protein sequence MPRRRIAAKRDILPDPKFGSERLAKFMNHLMFSGKKSVAERIVYGALDKVAERSKEEPLEIFDKALETIQPMVEVKSRRVGGATYQVPVEVRPSRRQALAMRWLVDAARRRGEKTMVQRLAGEMLDAAEGKGSAVKKREDVHRMAEANKAFSHYRF encoded by the coding sequence ATGCCTAGAAGAAGAATTGCAGCAAAGCGCGACATCCTGCCGGATCCTAAATTCGGAAGTGAGCGCCTGGCGAAATTCATGAACCACCTGATGTTCAGCGGCAAGAAGTCCGTAGCTGAGCGCATCGTCTATGGTGCGTTGGACAAGGTTGCCGAGCGTAGTAAAGAAGAGCCGCTGGAAATCTTCGACAAGGCGCTGGAAACCATCCAGCCGATGGTCGAAGTCAAGTCGCGCCGCGTGGGTGGTGCGACCTATCAGGTGCCGGTAGAAGTTCGTCCGTCCCGTCGTCAAGCGCTGGCAATGCGCTGGCTGGTCGACGCGGCGCGTCGTCGCGGTGAGAAAACAATGGTGCAGCGTCTGGCGGGTGAAATGCTGGATGCCGCAGAAGGCAAGGGTTCTGCGGTCAAGAAACGTGAAGACGTGCACCGTATGGCTGAAGCCAACAAGGCATTCTCTCACTATCGTTTCTAA